CGGCGATAGTCACAGTCCGGCCGCAGGCTTTCATTTTTTCCACATAGGCTTTCCAGTCCGTCAGATCGGGGTTTTGTTTTTTGCTCAAGCCCAGCAGCTCCAGCACCACGTCGGGCATTTTTTCCTGCTCCAGCAAAAGCGGCACCTCATATATCGAAACAACATTGTGCAGGCCGAACACCGCTTCCGGCCGCACGTCGCAAAACAGCGAAATTTTATTTTTTAATTCCCGCGAAAGTCTGGCCGCCGAACGGCAAATGATCACGTCAGGATGAATACCGATCGAGCGCAGCTCTTTGACCGAATGCTGCGTCGGCTTGGTCTTGTGCTCGCCGGAAGCCTCGATGAAAGGCACCAGCGTACAGTGAATATTGAGCGCGCTGCCGCGCGGCAGTTCGTTTTTAAACTGGCGGATCGCTTCGATGTAGGGCAGAGACTCGATATCACCGACCGTGCCGCCGACCTCGACGATCACCACATCGGAATTATTGTGCTGGGCGGCGCGCACCATGCGCTCTTTGATCTCATTGGTGATGTGCGGGATGACCTGCACTGTGGCGCCCAAATAGTCGCCGCGCCGCTCGCGGGCGATCACGTTGGAGTAAACCGAACCCGAGGTGACATTATTCCATTTGGACAGGGGCGTGTCGATAAAACGCTCATAATGTCCCAGATCGAGGTCGGTTTCCGCGCCGTCGTCGGTCACGAAAACCTCGCCGTGCTGATAGGGGGACATCGTGCCCGGATCGACATTGATGTAGGGATCCATTTTTTGCATCGTCACCGTGTAGCCGTGCGCCAGCAGCAGCCGCCCCAGCGAAGCCGCGGTGATGCCTTTGCCCAAACCCGACACCACGCCGCCGGTCACAAAAATAAACTTGCTCTTGAGCTTCAGCATTGGGGGATTATAACACTAAAAAAATAAACTCGAAATTAGGGGCATGTAAACTAGTATTTGCGGATCTTCCGCGTCACTTTGTCCAGCTGATTAAGCACATATTTTCTCAATAACTCCGGCTGCATCTGTTTAATTGGTTTTTTAACTGGCGCGGGTGAATTTTCCAGAAAAAACTTGTAAGGTTTAATTTGCAGCGCGGCAGAAATTCTTTCGATCATTTCCATGGAAGGAAACCGGATGCCCATTTCGATCGTGCCGATATAATTAACCGAAGTGTTGCAGAGCTCAGCCAGCTCCATTTGTGAAATGCCGGAGGCGCGGCGGATCCTGCGCAAATTAGAGATAAAAAGTTTTCGCAGACTCATTCCAAACTTATAGTCTAGATATATATCTCTTGACAATTTGCAAATAACAAGTATAATTTATTATTGACTAATGGTAAATATAACCATAAGTAAATAAAAACAGGGGGAATTTACATGACAAAAATATTACACACCAAAGTAGAAATAGGCAGCCCGCTGCTGGCCTCGGACATCACCGACCTGACTTTTTTTCCGGTAGGCATGATCATGCTGATGGACGGCAGCTGGCAGGACGGGCGCGGCGGCTGGTACATCTGCGACGGGCAAAGCAGAACTATACCCGGGCTTG
Above is a genomic segment from Candidatus Margulisiibacteriota bacterium containing:
- a CDS encoding CTP synthase; this translates as MLKLKSKFIFVTGGVVSGLGKGITAASLGRLLLAHGYTVTMQKMDPYINVDPGTMSPYQHGEVFVTDDGAETDLDLGHYERFIDTPLSKWNNVTSGSVYSNVIARERRGDYLGATVQVIPHITNEIKERMVRAAQHNNSDVVIVEVGGTVGDIESLPYIEAIRQFKNELPRGSALNIHCTLVPFIEASGEHKTKPTQHSVKELRSIGIHPDVIICRSAARLSRELKNKISLFCDVRPEAVFGLHNVVSIYEVPLLLEQEKMPDVVLELLGLSKKQNPDLTDWKAYVEKMKACGRTVTIAVAGKYVALEDAYISIAESIKHAAVQQGFKARIKWVNTEALESESAWQEQLAGIDGLVVPGGFGSRGIEGKIKVIQYARENKLPFLGICLGMQMAVAEFARHVCGLPDANSTEFNEQTKEPVIDLMLDQKTITAKGGTMRLGAYPCQIKPGTLLEKCYGQKEISERHRHRYEFNNKYRELFTQNGLKISGLSPDENLVEVVELPEHPFFIACQYHPEFKSRPGRPHPLFAGLVRAAGEV
- a CDS encoding helix-turn-helix transcriptional regulator, which produces MSLRKLFISNLRRIRRASGISQMELAELCNTSVNYIGTIEMGIRFPSMEMIERISAALQIKPYKFFLENSPAPVKKPIKQMQPELLRKYVLNQLDKVTRKIRKY